A region from the Sutcliffiella horikoshii genome encodes:
- a CDS encoding YihY/virulence factor BrkB family protein codes for MSRLVKFLKRLGLEMKKDRATGLAAEQAYYYMLSLFPLLVLALSIIPYLNIDPQKVIEFLQTMMPPETVSVFEENINEFVNKPNGGLLTFGILGTIWSASNGMNAFISAMNEAFNVEESRPFYLVRLLSIGLTIGLIFAFLIAFFLPVFGGIIIKQLESVIYIPGSTAIILNILRFIIAFFVIFTIITVLYRIAPDISKSFKQLLPGAVVATVIWQLVSLCFSFYVSNFGNYSATYGSLGGVIILMLWLFLTGLALVIGGEINAIYHKDRITTSSNKYHDEKFTAL; via the coding sequence TTGTCGCGACTGGTTAAATTTTTGAAAAGATTAGGCCTGGAAATGAAAAAAGACCGTGCAACAGGGTTGGCAGCTGAACAAGCTTATTATTATATGCTTTCACTATTTCCTTTGTTAGTGCTGGCTTTATCCATTATTCCATATTTAAATATTGATCCACAAAAAGTGATAGAGTTCTTACAAACCATGATGCCTCCCGAAACTGTTTCAGTATTCGAAGAAAATATCAATGAATTTGTAAATAAACCGAACGGTGGACTTTTGACCTTTGGGATACTCGGAACAATCTGGTCAGCCTCCAATGGGATGAACGCTTTTATTAGTGCGATGAATGAAGCTTTCAATGTAGAAGAAAGCAGGCCGTTTTATCTTGTAAGGCTTCTCTCTATAGGGCTTACCATCGGATTGATTTTTGCTTTCCTTATTGCATTTTTCCTCCCCGTTTTCGGTGGAATAATCATTAAGCAGCTTGAATCGGTTATTTATATTCCAGGAAGTACAGCCATTATATTAAATATCTTAAGGTTCATCATTGCGTTTTTTGTTATATTTACGATTATTACGGTCCTTTATCGCATTGCCCCTGATATCAGCAAGTCATTTAAACAGTTGTTACCAGGTGCAGTAGTTGCTACAGTAATCTGGCAGCTAGTCTCCTTGTGCTTTTCGTTCTACGTTAGTAACTTTGGTAATTATTCCGCAACCTACGGGAGTTTGGGTGGGGTAATTATCTTGATGTTATGGTTGTTTTTGACAGGACTTGCCCTTGTCATAGGAGGCGAGATTAATGCCATCTATCATAAAGATCGGATTACTACCAGCTCTAATAAATATCACGATGAAAAATTCACAGCATTATAA
- a CDS encoding dimethylarginine dimethylaminohydrolase family protein yields the protein MTINLEYTDKVTRHTCENEYGELKKVIVCPPTHMSITEVINETQKHFLEDNIDETLATKQHRNFVQAMLANGVDVYSLPPSEQYPEQVFTRDIGFTLGNTVFVSSMGSDIRSGEENILKSWLEEQHLSYTPFSGYSVEGGDIIIDRDIVYIGISGRTSKKALEHISQSLSEYTVQPIPIDKSYLHLDCVFNVISPTEALVFSPALREEELNFLSKRYELIEVSKEEQFTMGTNVLSIGNKKIFSLPCNKQVNEQLRNRGYEVVEVDISEIIKSGGSFRCCTLPLLRGGK from the coding sequence ATGACAATTAATTTGGAATATACGGATAAGGTGACAAGACATACATGTGAAAATGAATATGGAGAATTAAAAAAGGTCATTGTGTGTCCGCCAACTCATATGAGCATCACAGAAGTGATTAATGAAACACAAAAACATTTCTTGGAAGACAATATTGACGAGACGTTGGCAACAAAACAACATCGTAATTTTGTCCAAGCCATGTTGGCAAATGGAGTGGATGTTTATAGTTTACCTCCGAGTGAGCAATATCCAGAACAGGTCTTCACAAGAGATATTGGCTTTACACTTGGAAATACCGTTTTCGTGTCCAGTATGGGCAGTGATATTAGATCGGGTGAAGAAAATATCTTAAAATCGTGGCTAGAAGAACAACACTTATCATATACTCCCTTCTCAGGTTACAGTGTGGAAGGCGGAGATATCATTATTGACCGTGATATCGTGTACATTGGAATCAGTGGCAGAACAAGCAAGAAGGCCTTGGAACATATTAGCCAATCCCTTTCTGAGTATACCGTTCAACCTATCCCGATAGACAAATCATATCTCCATTTAGACTGTGTATTTAATGTCATTTCACCGACAGAAGCACTTGTTTTCTCTCCAGCACTAAGAGAAGAAGAACTAAACTTTCTATCAAAAAGATATGAATTAATTGAAGTATCTAAAGAAGAACAATTCACCATGGGAACGAATGTATTGTCTATTGGTAATAAAAAGATTTTCAGTCTGCCGTGCAATAAACAAGTGAACGAGCAACTCCGCAACAGGGGCTATGAGGTAGTGGAAGTAGATATTTCTGAGATCATCAAATCTGGTGGGTCGTTCAGGTGTTGCACATTGCCTTTACTCAGAGGCGGAAAATGA